In Leopardus geoffroyi isolate Oge1 chromosome D1, O.geoffroyi_Oge1_pat1.0, whole genome shotgun sequence, a single window of DNA contains:
- the LDHA gene encoding L-lactate dehydrogenase A chain isoform X2 — MATLKDQLIQNLLKEDHTPQNKITVVGVGAVGMACAISILMKDLADELALVDVIEDKLKGEMMDLQHGSLFLRTPKIVSGKDYNVTANSKLVIITAGARQQEGESRLNLVQRNVNIFKFIIPNVVKYSPNCKLLVVSNPVDILTYVAWKISGFPKNRVIGSGCNLDSARFRYLMGERLGVHALSCHGWVLGEHGDSSVPVWSGVNVAGVSLKNLHPDLGTDADKEKWKEVHKQVVDSAYEVIKLKGYTSWAIGLSVADLAESIMKNLRRVHPISTMIKGLYGIKDDVFLSVPCILGQNGISDVVKVTLTPEEEARLKKSADTLWGIQKELQF, encoded by the exons ATGGCAACTCTCAAGGATCAACTGATTCAGAATCTTCTTAAGGAAGACCATACCCCCCAGAATAAGATTACAGTTGTTGGGGTTGGTGCTGTTGGCATGGCTTGTGCCATCAGTATCTTAATGAAG gACTTGGCAGATGAACTTGCTCTTGTTGATGTCATAGAAGACAAATTGAAGGGAGAGATGATGGATCTCCAGCATGGCAGCCTATTCCTTAGAACACCAAAAATTGTCTCTGGCAAAG ACTATAATGTGACTGCAAACTCCAAGCTGGTTATCATCACAGCTGGGGCACgtcagcaagagggagagagccgTCTTAATTTGGTCCAGCGTAATGTGAACATCTTTAAGTTCATCATTCCTAATGTTGTAAAATACAGCCCAAACTGCAAGTTGCTTGTTGTTTCCAATCCAG TGGATATCTTGACCTATGTGGCTTGGAAGATAAGTGGCTTTCCCAAAAACCGTGTTATTGGAAGTGGTTGCAATCTGGATTCAGCCCGGTTCCGTTACCTAATGGGGGAAAGGCTGGGAGTTCACGCATTAAGCTGTCATGGGTGGGTCCTTGGAGAGCATGGAGACTCCAGTG TGCCTGTATGGAGTGGAGTAAATGTTGCTGGTGTCTCCTTGAAGAATCTGCACCCTGACTTAGGCACTGATGCAGATAAGGAAAAGTGGAAAGAGGTTCACAAACAGGTGGTTGACAG TGCCTATGAGGTGATCAAACTGAAAGGCTACACTTCCTGGGCCATTGGACTGTCTGTGGCAGATTTGGCAGAAAGCATAATGAAGAATCTTAGGCGGGTGCATCCAATTTCCACCATGATTAAG GGTCTCTATGGAATAAAAGATGATGTCTTCCTTAGTGTTCCTTGCATCTTGGGACAGAATGGAATCTCAGACGTTGTGAAGGTGACCCTGACTCCTGAGGAAGAGGCCCGTTTGAAGAAGAGTGCAGATACACTCTGGGGGATCCAAAAAGAGCTGCAGTTTTAA
- the LDHA gene encoding L-lactate dehydrogenase A chain isoform X1 has product MSESSGSYTYTQTSILFFHAKIPFASKSNMATLKDQLIQNLLKEDHTPQNKITVVGVGAVGMACAISILMKDLADELALVDVIEDKLKGEMMDLQHGSLFLRTPKIVSGKDYNVTANSKLVIITAGARQQEGESRLNLVQRNVNIFKFIIPNVVKYSPNCKLLVVSNPVDILTYVAWKISGFPKNRVIGSGCNLDSARFRYLMGERLGVHALSCHGWVLGEHGDSSVPVWSGVNVAGVSLKNLHPDLGTDADKEKWKEVHKQVVDSAYEVIKLKGYTSWAIGLSVADLAESIMKNLRRVHPISTMIKGLYGIKDDVFLSVPCILGQNGISDVVKVTLTPEEEARLKKSADTLWGIQKELQF; this is encoded by the exons ATGAGTGAGTCCTCAGGAAGTTATACTTACACCCAAACGTCAATATTATTTTTCCACGCCAAG ATTCCTTTTGCTTCTAAGTCCAATATGGCAACTCTCAAGGATCAACTGATTCAGAATCTTCTTAAGGAAGACCATACCCCCCAGAATAAGATTACAGTTGTTGGGGTTGGTGCTGTTGGCATGGCTTGTGCCATCAGTATCTTAATGAAG gACTTGGCAGATGAACTTGCTCTTGTTGATGTCATAGAAGACAAATTGAAGGGAGAGATGATGGATCTCCAGCATGGCAGCCTATTCCTTAGAACACCAAAAATTGTCTCTGGCAAAG ACTATAATGTGACTGCAAACTCCAAGCTGGTTATCATCACAGCTGGGGCACgtcagcaagagggagagagccgTCTTAATTTGGTCCAGCGTAATGTGAACATCTTTAAGTTCATCATTCCTAATGTTGTAAAATACAGCCCAAACTGCAAGTTGCTTGTTGTTTCCAATCCAG TGGATATCTTGACCTATGTGGCTTGGAAGATAAGTGGCTTTCCCAAAAACCGTGTTATTGGAAGTGGTTGCAATCTGGATTCAGCCCGGTTCCGTTACCTAATGGGGGAAAGGCTGGGAGTTCACGCATTAAGCTGTCATGGGTGGGTCCTTGGAGAGCATGGAGACTCCAGTG TGCCTGTATGGAGTGGAGTAAATGTTGCTGGTGTCTCCTTGAAGAATCTGCACCCTGACTTAGGCACTGATGCAGATAAGGAAAAGTGGAAAGAGGTTCACAAACAGGTGGTTGACAG TGCCTATGAGGTGATCAAACTGAAAGGCTACACTTCCTGGGCCATTGGACTGTCTGTGGCAGATTTGGCAGAAAGCATAATGAAGAATCTTAGGCGGGTGCATCCAATTTCCACCATGATTAAG GGTCTCTATGGAATAAAAGATGATGTCTTCCTTAGTGTTCCTTGCATCTTGGGACAGAATGGAATCTCAGACGTTGTGAAGGTGACCCTGACTCCTGAGGAAGAGGCCCGTTTGAAGAAGAGTGCAGATACACTCTGGGGGATCCAAAAAGAGCTGCAGTTTTAA